From a single Lolium rigidum isolate FL_2022 chromosome 7, APGP_CSIRO_Lrig_0.1, whole genome shotgun sequence genomic region:
- the LOC124677205 gene encoding zinc finger A20 and AN1 domain-containing stress-associated protein 9, translated as MAQESWKESEETVQTPEAPILCVNNCGFFGNSMTNNMCSKCYRDFIKVATIATPVVQKKVFAAASSSTLPLEPAKTDEAPAATAADGQAAQEPPKPPSNRCLSCRKKVGLTGFQCRCGGTFCSMHRYADSHECSFDYKKAGRDQIAKQNPVVVAEKINKI; from the coding sequence ATGGCACAGGAGAGCTGGAAGGAGTCTGAGGAGACTGTCCAAACCCCCGAGGCGCCAATATTGTGCGTAAACAACTGTGGATTCTTTGGCAACAGCATGACAAACAACATGTGCTCCAAGTGCTACAGGGATTTCATTAAGGTCGCCACGATAGCCACCCCTGTAGTTCAGAAGAAAGTGTTTGCAGCGGCGTCATCTTCCACGCTGCCGTTAGAACCAGCAAAGACGGATGAAGCACCTGCAGCTACTGCGGCTGATGGCCAGGCAGCGCAGGAACCTCCAAAGCCTCCCAGCAACCGATGCCTTTCATGCCGCAAGAAGGTCGGGTTGACCGGTTTCCAGTGCCGCTGTGGTGGAACCTTCTGCTCCATGCACCGCTACGCCGACTCCCATGAATGCTCCTTCGACTACAAGAAGGCTGGTCGAGACCAGATAGCCAAGCAGAATCCTGTTGTGGTAGCTGAGAAGATCAACAAGATCTGA